CGAGGATCGCCTCGACCGACCCGCCGACGAGGAGTTCGAGGAGGCCGTCGACGAAGGCCGTCAACTCGGCGACGAGGAACTCGTACTGGCCGAGAATGACGAGGATGAGCGACCCCGAGATGCCGGGGAGGACCATGGCGCTGATGGCGACGGCGCCGACGGCGACGGTGACGAGCGGCGAGGAGGGGAGCGCCGCGGCCGCGCGGCCGGCCGAGAGGAAGGCGAGGAGAAAGCCGGCGACGGCGGCGCCGATCCGACCCGGCGTGTCGAGCGACGCCTGTCTCCGGAGGACGACGGCCGACGCGGCGATGAGGCCGAAAAAGAAGCCGAAGGTGACGACGGGTTCCGATTCGAGCGCGACGTGGAGGAGACGCGTCGCGATCAGGACGGCCGAGAGAATCCCGGCGCCGAGGGCGAGGAGAAACGGGCCGTCGACGGCGAGAAAGGCCGTCCGCGCGTCGTTCCGGCGTCCGGGAAGCGGCGCGGCGAGCACCTCGACGATTCGGGCCGGCGTGACGGCGGTGACGGCGCCGATCAGTCGCTCGTAGATGCCCGTGATGAGCGCGATGGTCCCGCCCGAGACGCCGGGGACTGCGTCGGCCGCCCCCATGCAGACGCCTTTCAGGTAGACGACCGACAGGGAGCGGAGGGCCATCGGGCGTTAGTTGCGGGCGACGGCGGCCGCGGTGAGGGCACGCTGAGTGGCCGGACCGTCGTCGACGGTCGGGCTAGGTGTCCCATCCGAGTCGTCGTCCGCCGACGCAGTCACCGGCTCGACCGGTTCGAGCGATCCGGATTCGTTACCGCCGCCGAGCGAGAGGTTCTGGAACGGGTTCGTCCGCTCCAGCGTCACGTTCCGTGCGCCATCGACGTCGCCGTTGACCCGACCTTCGTCGATCTGGACCTCCGTCTGGTACTGCGCGAGCGAGCCGTTGTCGTTGAGGAGCGGCGACTGGATGGTGTACGGGCCGACCGCCCGGACGCTCACGTTCGTGTACCCGTTCGACGGGCCGTACTCGTCGTAGCCCGTCGTGGCGTAGGGGAGCGT
This window of the Haloplanus rubicundus genome carries:
- a CDS encoding DUF368 domain-containing protein, which codes for MALRSLSVVYLKGVCMGAADAVPGVSGGTIALITGIYERLIGAVTAVTPARIVEVLAAPLPGRRNDARTAFLAVDGPFLLALGAGILSAVLIATRLLHVALESEPVVTFGFFFGLIAASAVVLRRQASLDTPGRIGAAVAGFLLAFLSAGRAAAALPSSPLVTVAVGAVAISAMVLPGISGSLILVILGQYEFLVAELTAFVDGLLELLVGGSVEAILDPATTVVAFLVGAVVGLFTVAHAVRWALVRYRYATLSFLVSLVVGGLRAPVVKAAEELPAGWTADALLAFGLAAVVGAVLVGVLEHYTDSIEI